A single genomic interval of Corylus avellana chromosome ca10, CavTom2PMs-1.0 harbors:
- the LOC132162852 gene encoding NAC domain containing protein 52-like produces MDYSSSLGAPDYKFWPTEDELVRLYLRRKAIGLPLPTADLIFDFDLYGENNPSEIWDIFMGPHPSLKDFAGGLYLFTKLKWLSTSAVDRRIISGGTWRKESCITICASRSVIPIAMLKCFWYRNPDSPQDGAWFMEEYSLPMSKTRPRVGFSSSSSYVLCRLSKNISVGLESFFPINETDEDEKSLPLHLEYNTHCSCGRQRRLGD; encoded by the coding sequence ATGGattattcttcttctctggGGGCACCGGATTACAAGTTCTGGCCAACGGAAGACGAACTTGTGCGGTTATACCTTCGCCGTAAGGCTATAGGACTGCCACTGCCCACCGCCGATCTCATCTTTGACTTCGATCTTTACGGTGAAAACAACCCTTCTGAGATATGGGATATCTTCATGGGTCCCCATCCCTCTCTGAAAGACTTCGCCGGTGGCCTCTACTTGTTCACCAAATTGAAGTGGTTGAGTACCTCCGCAGTCGACCGGCGCATCATTTCCGGCGGGACTTGGAGGAAGGAGTCGTGTATAACCATCTGCGCTTCCCGGTCGGTAATTCCGATTGCAATGTTGAAGTGCTTTTGGTACCGGAACCCGGACTCGCCCCAAGATGGTGCCTGGTTCATGGAGGAGTACAGCCTACCAATGTCTAAGACTCGGCCCCGAgtgggtttttcttcttcctcttcctacGTGCTCTGCCGCCTGAGTAAGAACATTTCGGTCGGACTGGAAAGTTTTTTTCCGATCAACGAAACCGATGAAGATGAAAAAAgtcttcctcttcatcttgaATATAATACTCATTGTTCATGTGGAAGACAACGTAGACTAGGAGATTGA
- the LOC132164586 gene encoding E3 ubiquitin-protein ligase PUB23-like produces MDEIDVPSHFLCPISMELMRDPVTISTGITYDRENIERWLFSCNNNNTTCPATKQVLSSKEVTPNHTLRRLIQAWCTLNASHGIERIPTPKPPIDKSQIVKLLNKAKEFPNMHHNCLRRLRSIAFESESNKRCLEAVGGVVEFLAASIMDEDGHNIEIAVEILSILKISETHLRNLINNDGGEFVGALMQVLRVGNYQSRASTTMLLKSVFEVADPNQMITIKRDFFREIVCVLQDQISQQASKAALKLLVELCPWGRNRIKAVEGGAVLVVIELLIETLERRVCELLLVVLDQLCGCAEGRAELSKHAAGLAVVSKKILRVSHMATDRAVRILSSVCRFSATSRVLQEMLQVGVVSKLCLVLQVDSSLKTKERAREILILHSRVWKNSSCIPAHLLSSYPSS; encoded by the coding sequence ATGGATGAAATTGATGTTCCTTCACATTTTCTTTGCCCCATCTCAATGGAGCTCATGAGAGATCCGGTCACCATCTCAACCGGGATAACCTACGATCGGGAAAACATTGAGAGATGGTTATTCTCatgcaacaacaacaacaccaCTTGCCCTGCAACCAAACAAGTCTTAAGCAGCAAAGAAGTTACACCAAATCATACTCTACGCCGGTTGATCCAAGCATGGTGCACCCTCAACGCTTCCCATGGTATTGAACGGATTCCGACGCCGAAGCCGCCCATCGACAAATCCCAGATCGTCAAACTCCTCAACAAGGCAAAGGAGTTCCCAAACATGCACCACAATTGCCTCAGAAGGCTCAGATCTATTGCTTTTGAAAGCGAAAGCAACAAGCGATGTTTGGAGGCAGTTGGAGGAGTTGTTGAGTTCTTGGCTGCCTCAATCATGGATGAAGATGGCCATAATATTGAAATAGCCGTTGAAATCCTTTCTATTCTTAAAATCTCGGAAACCCATCTCAGAAATCTCATAAACAACGATGGTGGTGAATTTGTGGGGGCCTTAATGCAGGTTTTGAGGGTTGGAAATTACCAATCTAGAGCTTCCACAACCATGCTATTGAAGTCCGTGTTTGAAGTTGCTGATCCTAACCAAATGATCACCATCAAAAGGGACTTCTTCAGGGAGATTGTTTGTGTTTTACAAGACCAGATCTCACAGCAGGCATCCAAGGCGGCATTGAAGCTTCTTGTGGAGCTTTGTCCTTGGGGAAGAAACCGAATCAAAGCCGTCGAAGGTGGCGCGGTTCTAGTGGTGATAGAGCTGCTTATTGAGACATTGGAGAGAAGAGTGTGTGAGCTTCTGCTTGTTGTTCTGGATCAGCTTTGTGGATGCGCCGAAGGGCGGGCGGAATTGTCTAAGCACGCTGCGGGGTTGGCGGTTGTGTCGAAGAAAATACTTAGGGTTTCTCATATGGCGACGGATAGGGCGGTGAGAATTTTGTCTTCGGTTTGTAGGTTCTCGGCGACTTCTAGGGTTCTTCAGGAAATGTTGCAAGTGGGTGTTGTGTCCAAGTTGTGTTTGGTGCTTCAAGTTGATAGTAGTTTGAAAACCAAGGAGAGGGCTAGGGAGATCCTCATATTGCACTCTAGGGTTTGGAAGAATTCTTCATGTATTCCTGCTCATTTGCTTTCATCCTATCCATCTTCTTGA